In Argiope bruennichi chromosome 4, qqArgBrue1.1, whole genome shotgun sequence, a single window of DNA contains:
- the LOC129966441 gene encoding uncharacterized protein LOC129966441: protein MRKTFMAVQLPITLEFVSEAEKSITVAKKEWRCGIVLVNSSKNYRQFAAPIVTPAVALITHTSPKTTNPQPSYSLPTPPQKTTTNPQPSYSLLTPPQKTTTNPQPSYSLPTPPQKTTTNPQPSYSLPTPPQKTTTNPQPSHSLPTPPQKTTTNPQPSHSLPTPPEKPPQIHNPRTHYPHLPKNHHKSTTLALITHTSKKTTTNPQPSHSSTLLTPAPFSSIGIHFPRRKRQTSSPQYSHSLPTPQMPHILDSQRYMHYRITQPYEDALFFPIVAHRFLTSFYSGITPSIASPHITANTNFP from the exons ATGAGAAAAACATTCATGGCTGTTCAGTTACCTATAACGCTGGAATTTGTATCTGAAGCTGAAAAGTCAATCACTGTAGCAAAAAAGGAATGGCGCTGTGGTATTGTTCTAGTAAACAGTTCCAAAAACTATAGACAGTTTGCTGCTCCAATAGTAACTCCAG CCgtcgcactcattacccacacctcCCCAAAAACCACAAATCCACAACCCTCGTACTCATTACCCACACCTCCCCAAAAAACCACCACAAATCCACAACCCTCGTACTCATTACTCACACCTCCCCAAAAAACCACCACAAATCCACAACCCTCGTACTCATTACCCACACCTCCCCAAAAAACCACCACAAATCCACAACCCTCGTACTCATTACCCACACCTCCCCAAAAAACCACCACAAATCCACAACCctcgcactcattacccacacctcCCCAAAAAACCACCACAAATCCACAACCctcgcactcattacccacacctcCCGAAAAACCACCACAAATCCACAACCctcgcactcattacccacacctcCCGAAAAACCACCACAAATCCACAACCctcgcactcattacccacacctcCAAAAAAACCACCACAAATCCACAACCCTCGCACTCATCCACGCTGCTGACACCAGCACCTTTCAGCAGTATTGGCATTCATTTCCCTCGTCGTAAACGTCAAACCTCAAGTCCGCAGTACTCGCATTCATTACCCACGCCTCAAATGCCACACATCCTGGATTCTCAACGTTACATGCATTATCGAATAACTCAACCATATGAAGATGCACTTTTCTTTCCAATAGTCGCACACCGTTTCCTCACCTCATTCTACTCTGGTATTACTCCATCCATTGCTTCTCCACACATAACTGCTAATACCAACTTCCCTTAA